Proteins encoded in a region of the Trichomycterus rosablanca isolate fTriRos1 chromosome 26, fTriRos1.hap1, whole genome shotgun sequence genome:
- the si:ch211-26b3.4 gene encoding connector enhancer of kinase suppressor of ras 2 yields MALVMDPISKWSPKQVLQWMRGLDDCLLQYVRVFERERISGEQLLHITHQELEELGVTRIGHQELILEAVDLLCALNYGLETENLRSLSHKLNASAKNLQNFITGRRRGGHYDGRVCRRLPNDFLTSVVDLIGAAKNLLAWLDRSPFVSVTEYSVLKNNIVQLCLELTTIVQQDCTVYETENKILHVCKTLSGICEHIISLSSDSLVSQSAHLEVVHLTNVLPNEGLGMYIKSTYDGLHVITGTTENSPADRCKKIHAGDEVIQVNYQTVVGWQLKNLVNSLREDPNGVVLTLKKRPQNSLSSGPGLLKNSRWKPLALQPLSTSPCSESTTPPGTLGVSPGLDTPSGHDVFILSPAYGHREDELDRAGFGVFGSEGFFMDQEGMVGSHFPLLEDETSRTVGLRRRDRTPTRGDPRQVSLASEWLADPQESGVYKRGSRDSDSSLMRFLSDDRMLVLQEEADFSQRDPTRRTRKKSRNPSSPSFPISPSMLAPPVRLDSGPPDGLPFSLPDSNTMPHYHRATDTLRADTDRYASSAGDRQAGPSMRKSVHYASLRTKTKKKSRGSQSNSSRRRIACKDLGHGDCEGWLWKKKDASGYFTQKWKKYWFVLKDSDLYWYTNQNDEKAEGFISLPEFRIDRAIECRRKHAFKACHPKIKSFFFATDHLEEMNRWMNRLGLAAIGYTPDDPVPRPDEDYWSESDQEEIDGSMTLKQESSYHCNPSASSSAGFGERHFSSGSTFSHSSAEDSHSSCRSTHREHERRSWQDLIETPVGSSGLHYLQTGAGGDGRVPMSPERLRQATLPVRRRRPPQQDGPFPLTDSEEPRPRGHAQKQRSQSLPRHRSQGTLRPRTRLYEQDEEEDEDQEESSVCKVQQRVCEPLKHASEEPDPLEELYRSLEQASVSAFGQQRPSTRQEFRRSFVKRSNDPATNERLHRIRVLRSTLKAKEGDLAMIGQVLDDPCLTSRKFREWKQRHQELYLDICEFSSAPLELPAEPGDLSPLSPTLLMHTHSFIETHV; encoded by the exons ATGGCTCTGGTGATGGACCCCATCAGTAAATGGAGCCCGAAGCAGGTCCTCCAGTGGATGAGAG gaCTGGACGATTGTTTGCTGCAGTATGTGCGAGTGTTCGAGCGAGAGCGGATTTCGGGCGAGCAGCTGCTCCACATCACCCACCAGGAGCTGGAGGAGCTGGGAGTCACTCGCATCGGGCACCAGGAGCTCATCCTCGAAGCTGTGGACCTGCTCTGTGCTCTG AATTACGGCCTGGAGACGGAGAACCTGCGCTCGCTCTCCCACAAGCTCAACGCCTCAGCTAAAAACCTGCAGAACTTCATCACGGGACGGCGGCGCGGCGGTCACTACGATGGCCGGGTGTGTCGACGGCTGCCCAACGATTTCCTCACCAGCGTGGTGGATCTGATCGGAGCCGCCAAGAACCTGCTGGCCTGGCTGGACAG GTCACCGTTTGTCAGTGTTACTGAGTACTCAGTGCTGAAGAACAACATTGTCCAACTCTGTCTCGAGTTAACCACAATAGTGCAACAG GACTGCACTGTTTATGAAACAGAGAATAAAATTCTACATGTG tgtaAGACCTTATCGGGAATCTGTGAACACATCATCTCTCTGTCGTCTGATTCGCTGGTGTCTCAGTCAGCTCACCTGGAGGTCGTCCACCTCACCAACGTCCTGCCCAACGAGGGTCTG GGCATGTACATTAAATCCACCTACGACGGCCTGCACGTGATCACTGGCACCACCGAGAAC TCTCCTGCTGACCGCTGTAAGAAGATCCACGCCGGTGACGAGGTCATCCAGGTCAACTATCAAACTGTG GTGGGTTGGCAGCTGAAGAATCTGGTGAACTCTCTGCGTGAGGATCCGAACGGCGTCGTGCTCACGCTGAAGAAACGACCCCAGAACTCACTCAGCTCAGGACCGGGTCTCCTCAAGAACAGCCGCTGGAAACCTCTCGCTCtgcag CCCCTCTCCACCAGCCCATGTAGCGAGTCCACAACACCCCCCGGCACTCTCGGAGTCTCACCTGGTTTGGACACGCCCTCAGGACACGACGTGTTTATACTCTCTCCTGCGTATggacacag aGAGGATGAGCTGGACCGGGCCGGTTTTGGCGTTTTCGGATCTGAAGGCTTCTTCATGGATCAGGAGGGGATGGTGGGAAGTCACTTTCCTCTGCTGGAGGACGAAACCAGCAGAACCGTTGGACTTCGGCGCAGAGACCGAACCCCCACACGTG GGGACCCTCGGCAGGTCTCTCTCGCATCAGAGTGGCTCGCTGACCCCCAGGAGTCTGGAGTTTACAAACGAGGAAGCAGAG ACTCGGACTCATCTCTGATGCGCTTCCTGAGCGATGACAGGATGCTCGTCCTACAAGAGGAGGCGGATTTTTCCCAGCGCGACCCCACTCGGCGAACCAGGAAGAAGAGCCGCAATCCCAGCAGCCCCAGCTTTCCCATAAGCCCCTCCATGCTGGCTCCACCCGTACGGCTGGACTCGGGACCCCCGGATGGGCTGCCTTTCTCTCTGCCCGACTCCAACACCATGCCACATTACCAC AGAgctacagacacactccgagCAGACACAGACAG GTATGCCAGTTCAGCAGGGGACCGACAAGCAGGACCATCCATGAGGAAG TCAGTGCATTATGCTTCATTAAGGACCAAGACCAAGAAAAAGAGCAGAG ggTCACAGAGTAACTCGAGTCGGCGGCGCATCGCctgtaaggaccttggtcatGGTGACTGTGAGGgctggctgtggaagaagaaagATGCCTCGGGTTACTTTACACAGAAGTGGAAGAAGTACTGGTTCGTCCTCAAAGATTCGGATCTCTACTGGTACACCAACCAGAAC GATGAGAAGGCCGAAGGCTTCATCAGTTTGCCGGAGTTTCGGATTGACAGAGCGATTGAGTGCAGGAGGAAACA TGCCTTTAAAGCCTGCCATCCTAAAATTAAGAGCTTCTTTTTTGCGACGGACCACTTGGAAGAGATGAACAG GTGGATGAATCGCCTCGGCTTGGCTGCGATCGGCTACACTCCTGATGACCCGGTGCCACGCCCAGATGAAG ATTACTGGAGTGAAAGTGATCAGGAGGAGATCGATGGATCCATGACGCTCAAACAGGAGTCGAGCTACCACTGTAACCCTTCC GCGAGCTCGTCTGCCGGCTTTGGCGAGCGCCACTTCTCCAGCGGCTCCACCTTCTCTCATTCGTCTGCCGAGGACTCGCACTCGTCCTGCCGCTCTACCCATCGCGAGCATGAGCGCCGCTCCTGGCAGGACCTGATCGAGACCCCTGTGGGCTCTTCGGGTCTTCACTACCTTCAGACGGGCGCCGGGGGGGACGGACGGGTACCGATGTCGCCCGAGAGGCTGCGGCAGGCCACGCTGCCCGTCCGGCGTCGACGTCCGCCCCAGCAGGACGGCCCGTTCCCCCTGACAGACAGCGAGGAGCCCCGACCGCGCGGCCACGCCCAGAAACAGCGGAGCCAGAGCCTCCCGCGACACCGCTCGCAGGGCACCCTGCGGCCTCGGACCCGGCTTTACGAACAGGACGAAGAGGAGGACGAGGACCAGGAGGAGTCGAGCGTGTGCAAGGTCCAGCAGCGCGTCTGCGAGCCCCTGAAACACGCGAGCGAGGAGCCGGACCCTCTGGAGGAGCTCTATCGCTCTCTGGAGCAGGCGAGCGTGTCCGCTTTCGGTCAGCAGCGACCCTCGACGCGCCAGGAATTCCGGCGCTCTTTCGTGAAGCGCTCTAACGACCCGGCAACTAACGAGAGGCTCCACCGCATACGGGTGCTGCGCTCCACGCTGAAG GCGAAAGAGGGAGACCTGGCCATGATCGGTCAGGTGCTGGACGACCCCTGCCTGACCTCTCGCAAGTTCCGTGAGTGGAAGCAGAGGCACCAAGAACTCTATCTCGATATCTGCGAGTTCAGCTCCGCCCCGCTGGAACTGCCCGCCGAGCCCGGCGACCTCTCACCTCTGTCTCCTACACtgctcatgcacacacactccttTATCGAGACTCAcgtctga
- the radx gene encoding RPA-related protein RADX, translated as MAAAESISGESDSVLDSVLNQLWCSRSLRFGPVSPLCVAVISIDRYLSDGRDSTDCYSYDVTITDGRCRVKCHLSAGLNRLVRTNALRSGWCVHISQFCIIHDERRLNHSYVCIEQVQIVSHDPAILPTIKDLDSVRWWYRDGIVQTDAPLKFNRKHYLSLWNNEDPHGTVWVSNTPPADVVIDVSRISLLADLDAFFASSRRPLPVLVRVLHRSRLRYYGKPGQNIDFPLQAYFEVADQSGVMSMVLWNDLCPEWYHRLTVGSVLYLQHYTLKRSYQNRSRPQLGALSLFSFSSIEICLNPRNPPAVITVISPKGVQPQWSLPDVTYKFSTRSEIESLASNQACDIIGLVTYVGRVERIRNRGNSVPVKFWTYRWVHAVDGTSEYPFILEIFASSQPEIFNNISPMTYLVCTQMRVCRETGSSVFLTSSTETQLFITGCHRKQPYVSEPKVKAFIQWTKTLKDSTVMRKTAVGGYYCYPPAPTTFTPNTTSTNTTNSTSSVGEAASLSLMAVGDLRRELESLQYRERRRVAVQGHICVVQYRQWPTEREQQLEQESASETRGSSPVSTDVPERSETPAAAPASHNTPSPKRRRVEEAVKAVQRQYWTRAKVQSDRQTKPASVEEDESQEGSTQSPQTTDNTETANVPDSEHPASRPVALWESSVWSSLKHDVADHISCPVLNTESVPERFSFDNRDVLLQRINLSPSKWSPDLPSDSHWDTHTAVEFPGYLTLTILGLNQEAAVDSLFLPVFTPEDPRAVGTSCSLHDDTLMSCLTAGRIHEHLSPASLLSSAPALEDQKVVCVLDVCLLSENKLEIICSKIYRAADIIPV; from the exons ATGGCAGCAGCGGAGTCGATATCAGGTGAATCGGATTCGGTTCTAGACTCGGTTCTGAATCAGCTCTGGTGCAGCAGGTCTCTCCGGTTCGGTCCGGTCAGTCCGCTGTGCGTCGCGGTGATCAGCATAGATCGCTATCTATCGGACGGGCGCGACTCCACCGACTGCTACAGCTACGACGTGACGATAACCGACGGCAGGTGTCGGGTGAAGTGTCACTTATCGGCAGGACTGAACCGACTGGTCCGGACGAACGCGCTCCGGTCCGGATGGTGCGTCCACATCAGCCAGTTCTGTATCATCCACGACGAGAGGAGACTGAACCACAGCTACGTGTGCATCGAACAGGTCCAGATTGTCTCCCACGATCCCGCGATTCTCCCCACGATCAAAGATCTGGACTCAGTCCGGTGGTGGTACCGGGACGGGATCGTACAGACCGACGCGCCACTGAAGTTTAACAGGAaacattatttatcattatggAATAATGAGGATCCACACGGTACTGTGTGGGTCTCAAACACACCACCTGCAGATGTTGTGATCGATG TATCTAGGATTTCTCTTCTGGCTGATTTGGATGCGTTCTTCGCCTCGTCCAGACGGCCTCTCCCTGTGCTCGTCCGCGTGTTGCACAGGTCTCGCCTGCGCTACTATGGAAAACCGGGACAGAACATCGACTTCCCGCTTCAG GCGTATTTCGAGGTGGCTGATCAGAGTGGCGTGATGTCCATGGTTCTGTGGAATGATTTGTGTCCGGAGTGGTATCACAGACTGACCGTGGGTTCAGTTCTGTACCTGCAGCATTACACACTGAAGCGCAGCTACCAGAACCGGTCCAGACCTCAGCTCGGCGCGCTGTCCCTCTTCTCCTTCAGCTCTATAG AGATCTGCCTGAACCCTCGGAATCCCCCCGCCGTCATCACCGTAATTTCTCCTAAAGGTGTTCAGCCCCAGTGGAGCCTACCTGACGTCACCTACAAGTTCTCCACCAG GTCTGAAATAGAGAGCCTGGCCAGTAACCAGGCCTGTGACATCATCGGTCTGGTGACCTACGTGGGCCGTGTCGAGCGAATCAGAAACAGAGGGAATTCTG TCCCTGTGAAGTTCTGGACGTATCGGTGGGTTCATGCGGTGGATGGAACGTCAGAATATCCGTTCATCCTGGAGATCTTCGCCTCCTCCCAGCCAGAGATCTTCAACAACATTTCTCCTA TGACGTATCTGGTGTGCACACAGATGAGAGTGTGTCGGGAGACGGGCTCCTCTGTCTTTCTAACCAGCAGCACAGAGACTCAGCTCTTCATCACAG gctGTCACAGGAAGCAGCCGTACGTCTCGGAGCCGAAGGTGAAAGCCTTCATCCAGTGGACGAAGACGCTGAAGGACAGTACCGTCATGAGGAAGACGGCTGTAGGGGGGTATTACTGTTACCCCCCTGCACCAACTACCTTCACACCAAACAcaaccagcaccaacaccactAACAGCACCA GTTCTGTAGGTGAGGCAGCATCCCTGTCGCTGATGGCAGTAGGTGACCTGCGGAGGGAGCTGGAGAGTCTGCAGTACAGAGAGCGCCGGAGAGTCGCCGTGCAGGGTCACATCTGTGTGGTGCAGTACCGGCAATGGCCAACGGAGCGCGAGCAGCAG CTGGAACAAGAATCAGCGAGCGAGACCAGAGGTTCATCCCCCGTTAGTACAGACGTACCTGAGCGGAGTGAGACGCCCGCTGCCGCGCCCGCAAGTCACAACACACCTTCTCCCAAACGCCGGAGAGTTGAGGAAGCAGTGAA AGCAGTGCAGAGGCAGTACTGGACCAGAGCGAAggtgcagtcagacag ACAGACAAAGCCAGCGAGTGTTGAAGAGGACGAGAGTCAGGAAGGTTCCACACAGTCACCCCAAACCACAG ACAACACGGAGACGGCAAACGTTCCTGACTCAGAACACCCTGCCAGTCGGCCCGTTGCATTATGGGAGAGCAGCGTGTGGTCGTCACTGAAGCATGACGTCGCAGATCACATTTCCTGCCCCGTTTTGAACACGGAGAGCGTTCCGGAAAGATTCAGCTTCGATAACCGAGACGTCCTGCTTCAGCGGATCAACCTCAGCCCGTCCAAATGGAGCCCGGATCTTCCCTCGGACTCACACTGGGACACACACACCGCTGTGGAATTCCCCGGATACCTCACACTCACCATACTGG gaCTGAATCAGGAGGCCGCCGTCGACTCCCTTTTCCTCCCCGTCTTCACCCCTGAAGACCCACGAGCAGTCGGGACATCCTGCAGTCTCCATGACGACACACTGATGTCCTGCCTCACTGCAGGCCGAATTCATGAGCACCTTtctccag CGTCACTGTTGAGCTCGGCTCCAGCGCTGGAGGATCAGAAGGTGGTGTGTGTGCTGGACGTCTGTCTGCTGAGTGAGAACAAGCTGGAGATCATCTGCTCGAAGATCTATAGAGCGGCTGATATCATTCCTGTGtag